The following proteins are encoded in a genomic region of Pyrus communis chromosome 11, drPyrComm1.1, whole genome shotgun sequence:
- the LOC137749561 gene encoding protein FAR1-RELATED SEQUENCE 2 isoform X1, whose amino-acid sequence MEIDLELPSCEQDKLDVRADKDVNIVDVTDEINVVEERVSYPVMSDRVKEVDGLNAEQSIGSDKDVDIVDISDEVNVKEVDGLNAEQSVGLDKDVDILNVADEINVAEEHVSAPTTSEHVRGADGLSAEESVRSGKHVNVVDVPYEINVEVNVSSPTATDHVKEVYGLNAEQRVGSDRDVDIVDVNDEINVDEEHVSSPTSDCVKEEDGFNADQSVGSDKDVDIVDITDEVNVEEEHVTSPITSDHVMEVDGLNAEQSVFSLNDQNDLNNVGVDSLDKGKGVVEEPENGLEFESKEEAYSYYREYARSVGFGITIKASRRSKKSGKFIDIKIACSRFGSKRELGTTVNPRTCITKTDCKASLHIKRKESEKWVVHSFVKEHNHEICPDDFIYAISGRNKKPAIVVPQKTGLQLALDEEDVRVMFEHFMSMQDEDPNFFYAIDFDQEKRLRSVFWVDSKCKRDYSSFCDVVFFDTYYVRNNYKIPFVPIVGVNHHFQYILLGCALIGEETTSAFVWLMRTWRKAVGGQAPGVVITDQDKYLKEAVEDVFTDARHCFCLWHVLTRIPGNLGSINEKETFIEKFSKCIYRSWTVEQFEKEWSKLVDRFELRENEWVHSLYEDRKKWAPTYMQDSFLAGMSTKERSGTITSFFDRYISQEATFKDFIEQYKAFCKDSYDMEARASLKTQDKQPGLRSFSPFEKQMSTIYTDAVFKKFEDEVFGLASCHLKKEDENEASVFFRVTDLEERQNFIVSWNEADQKVCCLCHSFECRGFLCRHAILVLQVSGVYTIPSHYILKRWTKDAKVRHTVSDGSKRLNCRVQHFNDLCKLAVKLGEEGSLSPDAYHIAFQALETVMKHCVDVNNSVRSVLEPMPANHGFIDVEVVNPSCSVAKSSKKKKTYKKRKVQTELDGTAIRLQDSCQQMELMKSRAHKLDNCYVPQQESERGQLNSISPIHEGCYDNQRATQGQVHSLQTRTCHLGTQQSLQGMLQLQPSPRAPIVHGCFEIRGNPEDMEQSVGSSRKHRLDKHPPK is encoded by the exons ATGGAGATAGATCTTGAACTGCCCTCATGTGAGCAGGACAAGTTAGACGTTAGGGCAGATAAAGATGTTAACATTGTAGATGTCACTGATGAGATAAATGTTGTGGAGGAGCGTGTTAGTTACCCGGTAATGAGTGATCGTGTTAAGGAAGTTGATGGATTGAATGCAGAACAAAGTATTGGGTCGGATAAAGATGTCGACATTGTAGATATTTCCGATGAGGTAAATGTTAAGGAAGTTGATGGGTTGAATGCAGAACAAAGTGTAGGGTTGGATAAAGATGTTGACATTTTAAATGTCGCGGATGAGATAAATGTTGCGGAGGAGCATGTTAGTGCTCCGACAACGAGTGAACATGTTAGGGGAGCTGATGGGTTGAGTGCAGAAGAAAGTGTTAGGTCAGGTAAACATGTTAACGTTGTAGATGTCCCATATGAGATAAATGTTGAGGTGAATGTTAGTTCTCCGACAGCGACTGATCATGTTAAGGAAGTTTATGGGTTGAATGCAGAACAACGTGTTGGGTCAGATAGAGATGTTGACATTGTAGATGTCAATGATGAGATAAATGTTGATGAGGAGCATGTTAGTTCTCCGACGAGTGACTGTGTTAAGGAAGAGGATGGATTCAATGCAGACCAAAGTGTTGGGTCAGATAAAGATGTTGACATTGTAGATATCACAGATGAGGTAAATGTTGAGGAGGAGCATGTTACTTCTCCGATAACGAGTGATCATGTTATGGAAGTTGATGGGTTGAATGCAGAACAAAGTGTTTTTAGtttgaatgatcaaaatgatctGAACAATGTCGGGGTGGATTCCCTTGATAAGGGGAAGGGGGTAGTTGAGGAGCCCGAAAATGGTTTGGAGTTTGAGTCCAAGGAAGAAGCTTACTCTTACTACAGGGAGTATGCCCGGTCTGTGGGATTTGGCATCACAATTAAAGCCAGTCGGCGCTCAAAAAAATCTGGAAAGTTCATTGACATAAAAATTGCATGCTCTAGATTTGGAAGCAAGCGTGAGTTGGGAACAACTGTCAATCCAAGAACATGTATCACAAAGACAGACTGCAAAGCTAGCTTGCATATAAAGAGGAAAGAGAGTGAAAAATGGGTAGTACATAGTTTTGTAAAGGAGCACAACCATGAGATTTGCCCAGATGATTTCATTTATGCTATCAGCGGAAGGAACAAGAAACCTGCTATCGTTGTTCCTCAGAAGACGGGTCTGCAGTTGGCTTTAGATGAGGAAGATGTAAGAGTAATGTTTGAACATTTCATGTCTATGCAGGATGAGGATCCCAACTTCTTCTATGCAATAGATTTTGACCAAGAGAAACGATTGAGAAGTGTGTTTTGGGTTGATTCAAAATGTAAGCGTGATTATAGCAGTTTCTGTGACGTAGTCTTCTTTGACACTTACTATGTTAGAAACAATtataaaattccttttgttccTATTGTTGGAGTTAATCATCACTTTCAGTACATTTTGCTTGGATGTGCATTGATTGGAGAAGAGACTACATCGGCTTTCGTTTGGTTAATGCGGACGTGGCGTAAAGCAGTGGGTGGCCAAGCTCCAGGGGTGGTTATCACCGATCAAGACAAATACCTGAAAGAAGCTGTAGAAGATGTGTTTACTGATGCACGCCATTGTTTTTGCTTATGGCATGTATTGACCAGGATTCCTGGAAATTTGGGTTCCATAAATGAGAAAGAAACATTTATCGAAAAATTCAGCAAATGCATTTACCGGTCTTGGACAGTTGAGCAATTTGAAAAGGAATGGTCGAAACTGGTTGATAGATTTGAACTAAGAGAAAATGAGTGGGTTCATTCATTGTATGAAGATCGTAAAAAGTGGGCCCCAACTTATATGCAGGATTCGTTTTTAGCTGGAATGTCAACAAAGGAGCGATCTGGAACTATAACTTCATTCTTTGATAGGTACATTTCTCAAGAAGCTACATTTAAGGATTTTATTGAGCAGTACAAAGCATTCTGTAAAGATAGTTATGACATGGAAGCCCGCGCTTCTCTCAAAACACAGGATAAACAACCTGGATTAAGATCCTTCTCGCCTTTTGAGAAACAAATGTCAACTATCTATACCGATGctgtatttaaaaaatttgaggaCGAGGTTTTTGGACTAGCTTCTTGTCatttgaagaaagaagatgaaaatGAAGCATCTGTATTCTTCCGGGTCACAGATTTGGAAGAACGCCAGAATTTCATTGTGTCTTGGAATGAAGCAGACCAAAAAGTATGTTGTTTATGTCATTCATTTGAATGCAGAGGTTTTCTCTGTAGGCATGCAATTCTGGTCCTCCAGGTGTCTGGCGTTTACACAATCCCATCCCATTATATTTTGAAGCGTTGGACTAAAGATGCAAAAGTTAGGCATACTGTTAGCGATGGATCGAAGAGGCTTAACTGCAGGGTGCAACATTTCAATGATCTATGTAAATTAGCTGTTAAGTTGGGTGAAGAGGGGTCTTTATCTCCGGACGCTTACCACATTGCATTTCAGGCATTAGAAACAGTTATGAAACATTGTGTCGATGTCAATAATTCTGTAAGAAGTGTTTTGGAACCCATGCCAGCTAATCATGGTTTTATTGACGTTGAAGTAGTGAATCCCAGCTGCAGTGTGGCCAAGTCgtcgaagaaaaagaaaacatacaaaaaaagaaag GTGCAAACTGAACTGGATGGCACCGCTATCAGGTTGCAAGACAGCTGCCAGCAGATG GAACTGATGAAGTCCAGAGCACATAAGCTTGATAATTGTTACGTCCCTCAGCAAGAATCTGAACGG GGACAGTTGAACTCAATTTCTCCTATCCATGAGGGTTGTTACGACAACCAACGGGCCACCCAG GGACAGGTTCATTCATTACAAACACGAACCTGTCACTTAGGGACCCAACAGAGCCTGCAAGGAATG tTGCAGCTACAACCTAGTCCCAGAGCACCGATTGTGCATGGCTGTTTTGAGATTCGGGGCAATCCCGAAGATATG GAACAGTCTGTAGGCTCCTCGCGCAAGCATCGACTTGACAAGCACCCACCAAAATAG